A window of Salvia splendens isolate huo1 chromosome 8, SspV2, whole genome shotgun sequence genomic DNA:
ACAGGACCAATGATTTTGCTGATGTTGAGGTGAGTTTTATAATCTCTTCTCTATAACAGGATTAGGATTAGGTTGCCTGTAATTCTATTCAGTTGCAATGATTGATAAATGTTCCAAGTCGTTATTCAACTTGATATATGTTCGTTGAGTTTACTTAATTCATAAGAGTGGTTTTGTCCTCTTAGAAGGGAGTTAGCTTTGATGAACTGTAATGCTTTATTGTAGGTGGTGAACTCCGTTCTTGAAATAGGATTATCCTGAAACACAAAGGTTTATGTTTTCCTGTGGCATAAATCACCAATTTACTCTTCTAATaaggtatttttattttcttgttagaTGGAGTCAATCATTAGGCACTGCTTTGTAATGAGCCCAAGGGAGTTTGCTAATGCTGCCGATGGAGGAGATGATGTGTTTCTCtgtgaatatgaatatgaagtGCAGTGGCATAGCTTCAAGCGCATTGCAGAGATTGACAATAATGAAAATGTAAGTTTGGTGCGGACTCCATCCAAGTGGATTCTGTATTCTCTTAGAATTTATACGTTCTTATTTTACTCGCAGGATGGTGAAAGAGTTGTTGATAATGATGCTGATTGGAATTCTTGTGATGAGTTTGACTCTGGCTCTGACTTTGACTCAGAGGAAGAAGCAGCGTACGAGGATAAAAAGAGAAACAGACTGTCTCAATTATCTTCACTCCGCCCAGTAGCAGCGGTATGCTGACTTCAACTTCACTGTCCCAGATATCTCCATGCTTATGTATTACGTAACCGACCATTGGATCTGGTTTCCCTATACAGAACTCACGCAAGGGACAAATTTTTGGGCTGCAAAAGATTGGGGCAAAGAAAATACCAGAAAATTTAAGAAGTCGTAAGCAGACTGATTTGGAAAAGGCTAAGTCTACGCTTCTGCTTGCAACACTGCCCAAGTCTCTACCTTGTCGCGATAGGTATGTATTGGTAAGGTATTTGAGCATTGATGATTGCCATACTTTTGGTATAATCATACATACTTCATGCAGGGAAATGATTGAGATAACCACATTTATCAAAGGTGCTATATGCGATGAGCAATGCCTGGGAAGATGCTTGTATGTTCATGGTGTCCCTGGAACCGGAAAGGTAAAACATTTTTGCATTATATTATAAGACAAACAATTCTTAAAACCAACTAGCATCTAAACTTTTTTAAATGGGTCTGTGTAACTTGCTTGTTTTCTGCACCACACTGCAGACAATGAGTGTGCTTGCTGTGATGAGGAATCTGAAGTCCGAGGTTGATGCGGGAAGCATTAGGCCTTACTGCTTTGTAGAGATTAATGGTCTTAAACTGGCTTCACCAGAAAATATATACAGTGTAGGATGCATTAAAACTTCTTTACTTTGCACTTTCTGTTGGTGTTCCCACTTTTTGTTAACTTATAGAGGTAATTGTTTCCAGGTAATCTATGAGGGACTAACCGGGCATAGAGTTGGTTGGAAAAAGGCACTCAATTTGCTGAATGCTCGATTTTCTGATGAAAATAAGTGCAGGAAGGATACGAGGCCTTGCATTCTTCTCATCGACGAACTTGATCTTCTAGTAACCCGGAATCAAGCTGTACGTTGTGCATATACGTGATAAAAATCCATCTGCTCTTAGATTCAACGTTTTTTAATAGTTATCTGCAGGTTCTATACAATATTCTTGATTGGCCTACCAGGCCAAATTCAAAACTGATAGTGATAGGTAAGAAATGTTTCTGCCATCAATAAGTTTTGCAAAGTTGCTAACATGTTGACCTGATTTTGttgctttttttttgttaaaaaataaaaaatttagggATAGCAAACACTATGGATCTTCCAGAGAAGTTGCTGCCTCGCATTTCTAGTCGTATGGGAATACAGAGGCTTTGCTTTGGTCCATATAACTTTCAGCAACTTCAAGAAATAATTTCCAGTCGCTTAAAAGGAATTGATGCTTTTGAAAAAGTTGCAATTGAATTTGCGTCTAGGAAGGTTTGTAGTTTGCTGTATCTGACATTTATGCATAAAACCAGGAatgttttttgtgtgtgtgtgtgttcggAATTCATACTGTACTTGACCTTAGGTGGCTGCTGTATCTGGAGATGCTCGTCGTGCACTAGAGATATGTAGGCGAGCTGCAGAGGTAGCAGATTATCGCGCTAAAAAAACTGCACTTTCTAGCTCAGACGCTCCAGGCAAGACTTTTCTCTGACATTTATTTCTCTGTTTGTTAGTTTCTGCAGAATAGTAAATTCTTTACTGaaactaattttttaatttccatGCCTTTAAAAAAGTAACCGGCATATAAAAAAGGGAATCAGGAGTTTAGGTAGTGTAAGATGCCAATAGACTAGGACAGCTTGTATCACCCACCAACACTGCAGAAGGTTAAACTCAAAATGGTTAGGGTCTGTAACTTTGACATGATGTTTAAGATTTAACTGGTTCCTCCTTCACTCATTCAACCAAATTTCATTTCGCAAATACCACAGTTGACTGTACACGCTCTAGCACGGATTTTCATTTGACACTATTAATGACCACAAGACTAAAGTACCCTTGTGGTTTGAAAAggatttatttatgtttttggtGAAAGAAGTGAGTACATCTTAACAGTCTACTTGCTTCCCATGCTATCTCTGCACTGCCCTAGCACAGCCGTGTTATAGATCTTTTGTTGGTGGCTAGATAGGATGCATTCAGCCGTTTTAAGAAGGTGACTTAAGACTTCAACATATCTGGTTTGTAGGGAAAGTTATGGCTGGTATGGCGGATGTTGAAGCAGCTATTAAGGAGATGTTCCAGGCTCCTCATATTCAGGTGAGTAGAATAACATTTTCTCTCTTATGATTACAtcaatgaaatataaatatgcaataaaaaaaagttaataattTTCTATTTCTTGTTTCATTTTTCCACCACCAGGTGATAAGAAGTTGTTCTAAACTAAGCAAAATCTTCTTGGCTGCTATGGTATACGAAATTTATAAAACAGGAATGGGAGAAACAACCTTTGAAAAGGTATGTCAACTCTGCTTAAAACCTTCGATTTGGCACATAAGTCTTGATAATGACATCTGCACACTGTTGTCCGATATGCTTAATGCTTTGCGAGTCAAAATGCTAGCAGATACATAAAGACACCAGATCAATTTGCCTTTACAAGTCTAGTGTTTTGGGTCCTCTAGTATTTATAAATGGCCATGTAGGCAAGTAACCAAGATCATCTTCCCATATATTTTGCATATTAACTAACTGAAAGAAAACTACAAATATTGCcagtttattaaattaaaaatgcaaTGTTAATTCTCAATCTTTTTTGCACCAATGAGTAATAGCATGTTCCTTCAATCTCTACAGTTAGCAATGGCGGTCTCTAGCTTCTGTGCTAACAATGGAGAAACCTTTCCAGGATATGATACACTCTTGAAAGTTGGGTATGCAATTATATACTCTTTTAGTATTGCAGCTAACAGTTTAGGAAGTTGGCCGCTACATTATTTTTTCTATCATTATTGCTCATTGTTTTATGTTATGTTGATCTTAAAGAAACTAAGAAAAGACCAATTCTGTATACAACAACAGTGGACTAGTGGAGGCATCTTTTGTCATACTTTTACAGTCACTTGCCTCATATGTGATGTGAGAAACAAAAATATGCCGTATATGAGTAATATGCAAGAAAAAACAAGATTTCTGGAaacaatattttgtttttatgaaCTTGTATGAGCGCATATACAATACTAACTAAAACCAGAGATCACACCGGACATGATCATGTTCATTTCTGAGTTATCTGTGTTTTGACTGGCAGATGTAAACTCGGGGAGTGCAGACTATTATTATGCGAGTCTGGCACACGGCACAAACTGCAGAAATTGCAACTGAACTATCCCAAGTGAGTACTTCCAAAAACAAATCCAAGCTTTGGTAGTCTGTCTTTTTGTTTTTTACACCAATGGATTATTTGTTCACCTTTCCCCCTTGTTTGGCAGTGATGATGTTACATTTGCACTGAAAGACAGCAAAGAACTACCTTGGTTGGCAAAGTATATCTGAATATTGGAGATCTTGAGATATCCATTCTTGATTTACATTATATGTTCACACATTTCTTAAATTTATGTGTTGTATGCTCCAAATGGAGTTCTAAACTTTGGTTGCTTCATTGTTCTcccaaaaacatttatttaaacTAGTCTTTATACATTTGTAAACtgagaattatttttatttatttactgaAACATCTTTTGTAATATGTTACAAACTTACAGTACTTTTCTTTGGAAATGAAGTGTGGTAGAATATGGATTATGTGAACCTAAAAGATAACTTGATTTGCTGAAAGTACTTACGTTTTTAAGTTGATGTCTCTTTagattcaatatatatatacatatacatttgaTTACTAATGTAGTTTCAATATGTTATGTCTAAAGATTGCTTAGGTTTTATTTTACATAATTTGGTGATGAAATATTGAGTCAGCATGTTAGATTATTGGATTAATTACTTATATACTCAAATTATAACACCTTATATGAAAGTGTATTGCTATGTTATGATTCTATGACAAAATTTATATGAGTATATATACATTACTCCTTttgtcccgctttagcagttcCAGTACTTTTGAGCgtttgttttgtaaaaatatactaacaaatagttaaagtggagaaatggtaaagtaagttagagaataatgtagacaAGATGGTAAAGTAAgttagagaataatgtagacaagactattttctacattattttctaacttactttaccatttctccactttaactatttattaattatttttttttaaaatgagtgcTCAAAAGTGACtgagactgctaaagcgggacggaaggagtataaaacATTGAGGTTCACGCTGAAGATGCGGTCTTTATAACTTGGagtcaaaatggaaaaaataacGCAAGTAAGATGGATATTGTCCAAGAGACAATGATCAtcatttaaacaaaaaaaacaagccATTATTAATAGGTAGATCATCATTTAAACAAAAAACAAGCCATTATTACTAGGTATCTCACATTGTGAAAGTGAGCAAACACCATAGAGCACACCCCGTTAACGTGCACAAAATAAACCTTCGATAACCAACACAGACACTCCATCTACATTgggtttttcttcttttgttttttttatatattggcTACAATAGGATATTTCTTAAAACAAAAAAGCCACTTTGCGGTTGAAAGTTTTTAAAATCTTAACCGAACCATCGAGTTTGTAGTTGACCACCGGTTCAGTTTTGGGTTGAGTTGGTAGTTTCGATTTAACTTAACCATGCATCACTAGCTAATCCACCAAAAGTTTTGGGTGGAAAAATGTGTGAGAATGTTTTTGGCGGGAAAGTGGCAAAATTGCAATTTTGTCCTATTCCTTTTGGCTGGAGCCCTAATTcagttttcatttcatttgccCATTCTCAAAGCTCTGGTTTAAAGTATCTATGTTGAGCAATTTCCCATAGTTGATTGCAAGTAATTGTAACTTATGGTTAGTATTCTTCACCTTCACCCTTCACTTTTGACTACCCAAATTTCTCAAATAATATCAAAGCCGACGCGCTTAGGCAGTGGCGAAGCTAGAAATTTTACGATGGGAGACCCAAGTCAGCAAGTAGATATATTGCATAATTAGAGATAAAAGAAAGGCCTAAAAGGGAAGaaacattaattatttttaatttttatgtaaatATAATATAGATGGAAACAATTTTCAGCAAGTAGATATATTGCATAgagagaaaaattgattggggaCCAGGGCCCCCTGGCCTCAACGTGGCTTTGTCACTGAGCGTAGACCATCCCCAATCATTTACTCCAAACTTAAACTCACATTTCCAATTCTATCACATTAAACAGTAATTCTACTCTAACCATTTACATCAAACTCATACTCAAAAGAATTTTCAATATTCAcctatttttttttaccttttcaaTCTTAccttaatatttatttaaattacacattaaccccacaacactttatcaataatttttCAAACAATTCAATAATTTAATACAATTGTTTATGTTAtgagagtattaattaatttattttcctataatattaaatatcatattgtatataatatcataagttatagaaaatatataattagtaagtattaatttatataatttaaaatgaatattaattaattttttgacTAAATAATTGATCAAAGCCGCCTATATCCTAAAACAAGTACGGAGTAATAAATGCATAACATAAACTTTCACTATTTTAAAACCATCTATATCCGATTAATGTTAAGAACAACACTTATTATAATGACAACGTATCATAAATCTCATAACGTGACATGTTATCCAGCAATATTAATTTAGTAGGCGTTTACAGATTGCATGATAGTAATAAGTGGATTGCAGTGTAGATTGTTGAGTATTGCAGTATGAGCATAGAATGTTTCAGTTGCAGCATACATATAAACAAATTGCTTTTGTATAAAGTTATTTTGCTTATAGACAATAATGCAATACTTAACAATCTACACTGCAATCCACGTATTACTATCATGCATCTGTAGAAATCCATCTAAAACGCCTACCATGATATTGCTGGATACACCATTAATATTGCAGAATAGCGTGCCACGTAGCAGCACGAGGTTAGTGGTATGTTGTCACTCTAAATATGGCGTTACCATAACACAAATATCCTATCtacaaatataatataattatgacCGAGCCCATTAATTTAAACCGAAAtataattttctctctctatagaAAATTTCGCCGCTCCTTCTTCCCGctcttctctctttttcgtTTCTCTCTGCATCTTAGAAAATTTCTTCGCCAACTTCTTCAATTGTCAAGCATCTCCATAAAtcaggtactccctccgtccgcgaataggagtctcatttcttttcggcacggattttaagaaatgttaagaaaagtgggtgaaaaaaagttagtggaatatgaatctcacttgtatatattaattttaaatgatatgtgagtggaatgagttggtggaacgtgattaccatttatagaaataatgaagcaggactcttattcgcggacagaccaaaatgacaaaacacgactcctattcgcggacggagggagtaattcctAGCTTCTATTCCAAAATACATAATTACGAGGGATCCAATTGCAATTTTCAGAAGCTTCATAGATCGAAATGCAGTAGCTACAGTGCTACTACATCTGGGGTGCATCACTGTTCAAAACCCGAAATTTGGGTAGGGATATGGAGTATGGTGGGGTTTTCAGGATCGTTGGGGATGCCCTTAGCTTACGAATATTTTCGGTTGAAGATCAAGTTTTTGTTTGCCTAATTCTAGAAAATTGAGGTATGAATGGAAGTCTTAAACCGTACATAGTGTTATTGAATTGAACTAGGGATATTCGCGGAATTGGATCaatttatttgataattttagTTAAGCCGATTAGCATCAGCTTGGTTTTCTGTTTGATAATCATTCCACCGGTTTCAGCTAGTGAAAGTTGTTAATTTCTGAAATGGGCTGTTATGTGTAGGGTTTTCACGATAGGACATGACAAATGCTTGCCATTTCAACTTATTTAAGGCTATGTAAGTTCGATCACTTCCAATTCCAACTTGCTCAATTCGCTACTAGATAGTGTACTGTTTGACAGGAGAGCTAATAATGTTTGCCATAGTGGTCACAAGTTGTTTGTTGAAATGCATTGACGGGCGGCGGCGCACGTGTATTCAGATTTTCCATACTTGTTTGTGCTTGATTTTTCATGAGAATGATAAATAATATGCCAATTTCCAACCCAAGGTTATATACTACTGATTTTAAAGATGAAGCATTTGAACTTGTTTAAACTACATTGATCCTAAACCCCTATGTTATAGCAACTACTTTTGAAATTTTGGTTGTATTAGTCTGTGGGGGAGTGAATAAGCTACTTCCGAAATATCAGAGTTTTATTTCAATATCTGATGTATATTGTTTGGGATAAAAGTATTTACATAAATGGTATATCATATCTTCCAGAGGTTTGGCAAGAGGAGCATCAGTGCGACAATCACTAAGTTCTTGTGGCACTACTGTGTATTTGTCTAAGTGCTCGATAAGAAAGATTCACATGGAAGGCAGTAAAAAGAGTGATTCAAGGGGTGCATTAATTGTTCTAGAAGGTCTGGATCGTTGTGGAAAGACCTCACAGTGCAGTAGATTGCTATCTTCCCTGGAAAAGTCAGGCCATGCAGTTGAATCATGGAGATTTCCTGATAGAAACACGGGTGTTGGAAAAATGATATCATCTTATTTAGCCAACGATTCTCATTTGGATGATCGTGCAATCCATCTACTCTTCAGTGCAAATCGCTGGGAGAAGAGGTTAGCGTACTTGTTTTTTTCAAGGTCAATTGGTTTTCACAGTACTTGTATCGGGGAATAGATTCTGAATTTTTTCTTGAAGTATGTGTCTTGTTTCTATTATTAAGATGAATAGAAATTTGTTATGTGTGGAAAACTTGTTcagaaaaactaaaaaatgaatTGCAAAACTTGTATTCATATCTAGCTGAACTCCAACATATGTGATGTTACCTATGAGTCTGTAAACTTATTCCATGACTTTTTGGCCTTAGATCACTGATGGAGTCAAAGCTGAGGAGTGGAACCACACTTATTGTTGATCGTTATTCTTTTTCTGGGGTTGCTTTCTCATCTGCCAAAGGACTTGATATGGAGTGGTGCAAGGTGGTATTCTATATAATGTATATTTATTGTGATTGCCAAAATCATTATGAGACTACGTGCGTTTCAGAACTCATTTTACTTGAATGTCATACATCTTTCCAGGCTCCAGAGATAGGATTGCTAGCTCCAGACCTAGTTGTATACCTTGAAATATCACCAGAGGTAGAGTTTTAACATTTGAAATATCaccaatttattactccataatcTAAGTGTGCTGTTTCAAGATTGACTTGAGCTTACTTGAAAATTCTTAGCAAGCTGCTGAAAGAGGAGGCTATGGAGGTGAGAGGTATGAGAAGCTCGAGTTTCAGAAAAGAGTGGCTGAATCATACAAGACACTACGTGATGCCACATGGAAGGTAGcacatttttcctttttataatcaaaatactttattttttatacatatGTTACTCTAGAATGATGGGTTGTTAAAGAAATTTTGGGTATGCCTGATCGAATCATACACGATACCTGCTATAGATAAACTTTATGTCAGAAACCAAATTCGGAACTGGCATAGTTAAATAAAAGAACACTCTATTGCTCCTTATGTAGTATTGATTGTGTCTTGCATTTTTGCTTGTGAACATTGAAAAACATGTAGGAATATGCTGTCAAATTCTATTACAATAAACTGATGTTAGGATGTTGGTTAATTAAGGTTCAATGCTGTCTCCTTCATCGTAGATAATCGATGCTACCCTCCCAATCGAAGATGTTGAGAAACAACTGAGAGAGATTGTTATGGAATGTGTACTGACATGCGGAGAAGGGAAGCCTCTCTCAGAGCTGTGGCCAAAATAGATGCTTATGCAGTTTTGTGGAGTTGAATTTATATACTCCTAACATATAGGTTTGGATTTTGGCTTGAATGTATGATTACTTGATATCACTCTGTTTTAATTATAAGAACAATGATGGCTTTACTCTACACTGGTAGCATGAGATGGTTTCCACTTTCCACTAAAAAGATGAAAGCTTGGACCACTCTCATCGCGGACACTTCGCGAGCTTCACTCTTCTCACCACTGCTGCTTCTCTGTTAGGAGTAAAGGTTGTCACTCGTTTAAATCAAGCACGAGAGGTGCTCGATCTTATAAACTCACTCACACAATCTGCTCGAATAAAATGCACCAAAGATTACCCAACAAATTTGGAATGAAACTCTCGAATAATTATGAAGAAGGATTACAGAACAGGAAtggaaagaaatgaaaataaaaatataaatcctcCGCAGTGGCCTACGGCTACTGCTGTCCTAAACTGATCTTACTTCCAAGGTGATTTCTATCTCCTAAGAATCTCAATATTTATAGACGATTAATGCaacaaaacaaatcaaataaCAAGCTTAACAAGATTGCCTATTTCTTCTCCCATATCTTCTCCATTAGTTAGCTTGAACAAACTAACCAATCAGCTAGATTTGTGGAACTATTCTGTTGGCACTCACTTGGCTAGACTATCCGTATCAATTGCCTCACCCTCAAAACAGCCTTGCCCTCAAGGCTGAGGTCTAAATTGAAACCAAGTACTTCGTCTGGTGGAGGTTCAAACTCATACTTTTGGGTTGTAGCCAGAGCATTGAACCATAGAAGATGGCCAACTATATGAAGGAATAACAGCATGACCAGATGGGAGAATGGAGCGCCAAC
This region includes:
- the LOC121742952 gene encoding origin of replication complex subunit 1A-like — protein: MAETQQMKKFKTPSKGTPKAKHPISIDHHIAPQTPQSATPSAINLRRSHRLTAAFPEHRPAISSFNTHQSAAKTRKIFENPPLVLPTEISITPASPPPVESRKKRKFHEKSAEKSKDSRNVKYKHAADRKVKKKVYYKKVVYDGGEFSAGHDVYVKRRSDASSDDEDPEVEECRVCFKPAGRRVLIECDDCLNGFHLKCLKPPLKAVPDGDWVCCYCVARKNGEVMEFPEPQAGKKRARTAREKLLSSDLWAARIESLWKEVDGTYWFRARWYIIPEETAVGRQPHNLRRELYRTNDFADVEMESIIRHCFVMSPREFANAADGGDDVFLCEYEYEVQWHSFKRIAEIDNNENDGERVVDNDADWNSCDEFDSGSDFDSEEEAAYEDKKRNRLSQLSSLRPVAANSRKGQIFGLQKIGAKKIPENLRSRKQTDLEKAKSTLLLATLPKSLPCRDREMIEITTFIKGAICDEQCLGRCLYVHGVPGTGKTMSVLAVMRNLKSEVDAGSIRPYCFVEINGLKLASPENIYSVIYEGLTGHRVGWKKALNLLNARFSDENKCRKDTRPCILLIDELDLLVTRNQAVLYNILDWPTRPNSKLIVIGIANTMDLPEKLLPRISSRMGIQRLCFGPYNFQQLQEIISSRLKGIDAFEKVAIEFASRKVAAVSGDARRALEICRRAAEVADYRAKKTALSSSDAPGKVMAGMADVEAAIKEMFQAPHIQVIRSCSKLSKIFLAAMVYEIYKTGMGETTFEKLAMAVSSFCANNGETFPGYDTLLKVGCKLGECRLLLCESGTRHKLQKLQLNYPNDDVTFALKDSKELPWLAKYI
- the LOC121743044 gene encoding thymidylate kinase-like isoform X1, with product MTNACHFNLFKAIGLARGASVRQSLSSCGTTVYLSKCSIRKIHMEGSKKSDSRGALIVLEGLDRCGKTSQCSRLLSSLEKSGHAVESWRFPDRNTGVGKMISSYLANDSHLDDRAIHLLFSANRWEKRSLMESKLRSGTTLIVDRYSFSGVAFSSAKGLDMEWCKAPEIGLLAPDLVVYLEISPEQAAERGGYGGERYEKLEFQKRVAESYKTLRDATWKIIDATLPIEDVEKQLREIVMECVLTCGEGKPLSELWPK
- the LOC121743044 gene encoding thymidylate kinase-like isoform X3, translated to MEGSKKSDSRGALIVLEGLDRCGKTSQCSRLLSSLEKSGHAVESWRFPDRNTGVGKMISSYLANDSHLDDRAIHLLFSANRWEKRSLMESKLRSGTTLIVDRYSFSGVAFSSAKGLDMEWCKAPEIGLLAPDLVVYLEISPEQAAERGGYGGERYEKLEFQKRVAESYKTLRDATWKIIDATLPIEDVEKQLREIVMECVLTCGEGKPLSELWPK
- the LOC121743044 gene encoding thymidylate kinase-like isoform X2, which translates into the protein MTNACHFNLFKAIGLARGASVRQSLSSCGTTVYLSKCSIRKIHMEGSKKSDSRGALIVLEGLDRCGKTSQCSRLLSSLEKSGHAVESWRFPDRNTGVGKMISSYLANDSHLDDRAIHLLFSANRWEKRSLMESKLRSGTTLIVDRYSFSGVAFSSAKGLDMEWCKAPEIGLLAPDLVVYLEISPEQAAERGGYGGERYEKLEFQKRVAESYKTLRDATWKVQCCLLHRR